One window of Dermacentor andersoni chromosome 7, qqDerAnde1_hic_scaffold, whole genome shotgun sequence genomic DNA carries:
- the LOC126534925 gene encoding putative phospholipase B-like 2, translated as MEQNHLPVVIALAIWVSCTMIASQGQAPKSAWVALETGSQKLQIQDGQPQDADFSSDSPQLPVAWGTFKNDINESGWAFLQIETNERAKDEVQAYAAGALEAYLTRQLIENHWTNMFGGYCDSQPEYCRDLKKFFDENNKYSQQQQHLRRHNESFWNMVYLQMKQLAGLSDELENKTLDFSNEVTDAPRAQFLNAQGDIQDLEHGLGREEDFYSIDQIMACSAVVKVVGDSEGLYFGHDAWFVYRAMLRFQKHYIFPWHLTALQTEPEDVVPGHTWTISSYPGMLMSWDSFYLTSGGLAITETQLLNDNQELHKLVTPSGGILAWVRAAVSSRLAKSGEEWVRTMATENSGTGNSQNLVLDYKLFSPGKPISNGTLLLLERMPGIAKFEDISHVLRDSKYFAGYNVAYFPEIFEMTSQPESVEKYGDYYSYENSPRAKMFQRDNGNLTDMDSVVAYLRYNDYKNDPLSQCNCTPPYNPVYAIAARTDLLDANGQYDVPGMHRRAVGGIDAKVTSHELFPSLEFVGESGPTWRTQPPFQWSTSGLGGSHVGQPDKWQFKPVQHKWEPARRTSASS; from the exons ATGGAGCAGAATCATCTGCCTGTGGTGATAGCACTGGCAATCTGGGTGAGCTGCACGATGATTGCATCGCAAGGACAGGCGCCCAAATCGGCATGGGTGGCACTGGAAACCGGTTCTCAGAAGCTGCAGATACAAGACGGTCAACCGCAGGATGCAGACTTCTCTTCTGACTCACCTCAACTACCCGTCGCGTGGGGCACCTTCAAGAACGACATAAACGAGAGCGG ATGGGCGTTCCTTCAAATCGAGACCAATGAACGTGCGAAGGATGAAGTCCAAGCATATGCAGCAGGGGCCCTGGAGGCGTACCTCACGCGGCAACTGATCGAGAATCACTGGACCAACATGTTCGGAGGGTACTGCGACAGCCAACCCGAGTACTGCCGCGATTTGAAGAAATTTTTCGACGAGAACAACAAATACtcccaacagcagcagcacctcCGAAGACATAACGAGTCGTTCTGGAACATG GTCTATCTTCAAATGAAGCAACTGGCGGGTCTCAGCGACGAGTTGGAAAACAAGACCCTAGACTTTTCAAATGAGGTGACTGATGCCCCGAGAGCTCA GTTCCTCAACGCTCAGGGAGACATCCAGGATTTGGAACACGGCCTGGGACGGGAGGAAGACTTCTATTCAATCGATCAGATAATGGCTTGCTCGGCCGTAGTCAAGGTCGTAGGAGACTCAGAGGGCCTGTATTTTGGCCACGACGCCTGGTTCGTTTATCGAGCCATGCTGCGCTTCCAGAAACATTACATTTTCCCCTGGCACCTCACGGCTCTCCAGACGGAACCAG AGGACGTTGTTCCAGGCCACACGTGGACCATATCGTCTTACCCTGGGATGCTGATGTCGTGGGACAGCTTTTACCTCACTTCTGGAGGGCTC GCTATCACGGAGACACAATTGTTGAACGACAATCAGGAGCTGCACAAGCTGGTCACTCCTAGCGGAGGAATCCTTGCATGGGTAAGGGCAGCAGTCTCATCTCGCCTCGCCAAGTCCGGTGAAGAGTGGGTGCGCACAATGGCAACGGAAAACAGCGGAAC AGGAAACAGTCAAAATTTAGTTCTAGACTACAAGCTCTTCAGTCCTGGAAAGCCTATCAGCAACGGGACACTTTTGCTCCTGGAACGAATGCC GGGCATTGCCAAATTTGAAGACATAAGTCATGTACTTCGAGACAGCAAATATTTTGCTGGCTATAACGTGGC ATATTTTCCTGAAATATTTGAAATGACATCGCAACCAGAAAGTGTGGAGAAATATGGCGACTACTACTCCTACGAGAACAGCCCACGCGCCAAGATGTTCCAGAGAGACAATGGCAACCTTACAGACATGGACTCCGTCGTAGCATACCTGAG GTACAATGACTACAAGAACGATCCACTGTCGCAATGCAACTGCACCCCACCGTACAATCCGGTCTACGCCATCGCAGCGCGCACTGACCTGCTTGACGCCAACGGACAGTACGACGTCCCAGGGATGCACCGGCGGGCTGTCGGTGGCATTGACGCCAAG GTGACAAGTCATGAACTGTTTCCGTCGCTGGAGTTTGTCGGTGAGAGTGGGCCCACGTGGAGGACCCAGCCACCGTTCCAGTGGAGCACCAGCGGACTGGGAGGCAGCCACGTCGGGCAACCGGACAAATGGCAGTTCAAGCCTGTTCAACACAAATGGGAACCGGCGAGGCGCACCAGCGCGAGCAGCTGA